Proteins from a single region of Myxocyprinus asiaticus isolate MX2 ecotype Aquarium Trade unplaced genomic scaffold, UBuf_Myxa_2 HiC_scaffold_53, whole genome shotgun sequence:
- the LOC127439458 gene encoding alpha-2-macroglobulin-like protein 1 produces the protein MAVKEICVWKWLILGLFFCVNGATAGPFFIVTFPVVIESGSQPKLCVSLYKPNETLSMRIYLVNEDLNTVLFEIKTKIGFHHCLNFQAPLVVGESVQKIKTIIQGRSFNVAEERKVLLKSFGNLTFIQTDKPIYNPGQTVFFRVVTMDDNFVPLDQMYSMVVVEDSKNNRIGQWTNVSSSKWILQLSHELNPEAQLGMYTLMAFIGDQIFKWPFEVKKYVLPKFDITVKVPQTQSVGEVELKIEVCGRYTYEQPVPGKAWVQVCRNPFQLRTEIGMIPLCSDKTGLMNETGCASIIFSTSAFLSSRFESSLQDSLLVNASVTEEGTDIVQTKSETIFLTYEIGRVIFMEIPNIFTRGSVLEGKVRVTSFSGMPIPGKAVYILGHWSWPPIELKSLKTDRNGLASFSISTTSFPNNDVFLTASVTPDNVNGYKEAYFTSAEKTVQLFQNSASTAPTMSTLTIVELKQPLKCGVSFPVTLKYSFVGETFDGVYSTDIVYMVLSKGVIVKHGYETIQVTASNAVLSGTVSFMLSVGPNLAPVVQILAYCVLPSESVVADGKHVDTENCLRTQVSVLFSPDKAVPGEKNTIKLSAEPGSVCCLSAVDQSVLILEPGRRLTAEAIFNLLPVQTLSGYPFDVEDEPECPPIVPWLPIIPVLASARRSILPIPRPQGNTQAYYTLKNMGLKIVTNLAALKPQCNLEEVTFRPGVMAIAAAEPPRRTVGSANSPKVTIRKVFPQTWLWQLNDVGASGTALVNVKVPDTITTWVMEVFCLSPKGLGLALPAQLTVFQPFFLELSLPYSIIRGESFELKATVFNYLSKCIMVTATPAASSNYTLQANSPLYSSCLCANGRKTFKWTLVPLVVGVLNVTISAQAVKSPARCGNEPVTVPQRGRIDVVTRSLLVQAEGVERTKTYSWLLCPQESSVLEQVTLTVPANVISGSTRCSVSVVGDILGRALKNLDGLVQQPSGCGEQNAAIFCPIIYVLGYLASMEQLTTVSRETALNFLRIGYQRELNYKHPDGSYSAFGTGLGNTWLTSFVLRCFGKAQMYIYIDPDVIRNATNWLVSKQGPDGCFAEEGFLYHNEMKGGVDDDVTMTAYIMITLLELQTPVSDPVVDRGLSCLRPVIGNVMNTYTTALLAYTFSLAGETNTRQTLLTKLDSVAITSGGLHWSQMVSGTKTTGSLAVEISSYVLLAVLTVNPLSAVDLGYANQIVHWLVQQQNPYGGFSSTQDTVVALQALSVYARVFHSSGSSTVTVSSVAETYQFVVNKTNKLLYQEKPLKNIPGKYTIDVKGSACVSVQIALFYNIPAPVQNTNSLSVEAKVTGDCLAKLMLSFTVKYSGTRASTNMVMVDIKLLSGFTADPSTVGLNSNSFVPIVERVDYDDDHVLVYLRAVPKDIPLSFSVQLTRAFQVKNVRPAVIKVYDYYEPSNQSETTYSSPCA, from the exons ATGGCTGTCAAGGAGATTTGTGTTTGGAAATGGCTCATTTTAGGCCTTTTCTTCTGTGTAAATGGCGCAACAGCAGGACC ATTTTTCATAGTAACGTTTCCTGTAGTGATTGAGTCCGGCTCTCAGCCCAAACTTTGTGTTAGTCTTTACAAGCCAAATGAGACCCTTTCAATGAGGATTTATCTGGTTAATGAGGACCTGAATACGGTGCTGTTTGAGATTAAAACTAAGATTGGATTTCATCACTGCCTTAACTTCCAG GCTCCACTGGTTGTGGGAGAATCAGTGCAAAAAATAAAGACCATAATTCAGGGGAGGTCTTTTAACGTGGCTGAGGAGAGAAAAGTCCTTTTGAAAAGTTTCGGCAATTTGACGTTCATCCAAACGGATAAACCCATCTATAATCCAGGACAGACAG TGTTCTTCAGAGTTGTAACCATGGATGACAATTTTGTGCCTCTTGATCAAATG TACAGTATGGTTGTGGTGGAG GACAGTAAGAATAACAGGATTGGTCAGTGGACAAATGTTTCTTCCTCAAAGTGGATATTGCAGCTTTCTCATGAATTAAACCCAGAAGCTCAACTAGGCATGTACACGCTGATGGCTTTTATTGGAGACCAGATTTTTAAATGGCCTTTTGAGGTGAAAAAGTATG TTTTACCCAAGTTTGACATCACTGTGAAAGTGCCACAGACACAGAGTGTTGGTGAAGTTGAGCTTAAGATTGAGGTTTGTGGAAG GTACACATATGAACAACCTGTTCCTGGTAAAGCATGGGTTCAGGTGTGCCGTAATCCTTTTCAGCTCAGAACAGAAATTGGGATGATTCCTCTGTGCTCTGATAAAACTGGTTTG ATGAATGAGACCGGTTGTGCCTCCATTATCTTCAGTACATCTGCCTTCCTGAGCTCCAGATTTGAGAGCTCTCTGCAAGATTCACTCCTAGTAAATGCAAGTGTAACTGAAGAAGGAACGG ATATAGTCCAGACAAAATCTGAAACTATATTCTTAACGTATGAAATTGGAAGGGTCATATTTATGGAGATCCCTAATATCTTTACACGTGGATCAGTTCTAGAGGGAAAG GTCAGAGTTACCAGTTTCAGTGGGATGCCAATTCCAGGCAAAGCTGTATATATCTTGGGACATTGGAGCTGGCCCCCAATAGAGCTCAAGAGCCTCAAAACGGACCGCAATGGACTGGCATCCTTCTCCATCAGTACTACCAGTTTTCCCAACAATGATGTTTTTCTGACG GCTAGCGTTACTCCAGATAATGTTAATGGCTACAAAGAGGCATACTTCACTTCAGCAGAGAAAACTGTTCAGCTTTTTCAAAATTCTGCTTCCACTGCTCCAACAATGAGTACACTTACTATAGTGGAGCTGAAGCAACCATTGAAGTGTGGTGTGTCATTTCCAGTCACCTTAAAATATTCTTTTGTTGGAGAGACCTTTGACGGTGTCTACAGCACAGACATTGTCTACATG GTCTTGTCCAAAGGAGTGATTGTTAAACATGGATACGAGACTATTCAAGTGACTGCTTCTAATGCAGTGTTGAGTGGCACGGTGTCTTTCATGCTCTCTGTAGGACCAAATCTCGCTCCAGTAGTGCAAATTCTGGCATACTGCGTTCTACCTAGTGAAAGTGTAGTTGCTGATGGCAAACATGTTGACACCGAAAACTGTTTAAGAACCCAG GTGTCTGTGCTGTTCTCCCCTGATAAAGCGGTTCCAGGAGAGAAGAACACCATAAAACTCTCTGCTGAACCTGGTTCGGTTTGTTGCCTTAGTGCTGTGGATCAGAGTGTATTAATTTTGGAGCCAGGGAGACGTTTGACTGCTGAAGCG ATCTTCAATTTGCTGCCAGTCCAGACACTCTCTGGTTACCCTTTTGACGTAGAGGATGAACCAGAATGTCCGCCTATTGTACCCTGGCTGCCTATTATACCTGTTCTTGCTTCTGCACGCCGGAGCATTTTGCCTATTCCAAGACCCCAGGGCAATACCCAGGCTTATTACACCTTAAAG AATATGGGGCTGAAGATTGTAACCAATTTGGCTGCTCTAAAACCACAGTGCAACCTTGAGGAAG TGACGTTTCGTCCTGGTGTCATGGCAATTGCTGCTGCTGAACCACCAAGACGGACTGTAGGCTCAGCTAATTCACCTAAAGTGACCATACGGAAAGTGTTTCCACAGACGTGGCTATGGCAACTTAATGATGTGGG GGCTTCTGGAACAGCTCTGGTTAATGTCAAGGTTCCTGACACCATTACCACTTGGGTGATGGAGGTTTTCTGCCTGTCCCCCAAAGGTCTGGGTCTGGCTCTCCCTGCTCAGCTGACTGTTTTCCAGCCCTTCTTCCTGGAGCTCTCTCTACCTTACTCGATCATCCGTGGTGAGAGctttgagctgaaggccactgtcttcAACTATTTGTCCAAGTGCATCATG GTCACAGCAACTCCAGCAGCTTCCTCAAACTACACTCTTCAAGCCAACTCTCCTCTATATTCCTCCTGTCTCTGTGCGAATGGGCGGAAGACCTTTAAATGGACACTTGTTCCCCTTGTTGTTG GAGTGCTGAATGTGACTATTAGCGCACAGGCCGTGAAGTCTCCAGCTCGGTGTGGCAATGAGCCTGTGACTGTGCCACAGAGAGGACGCATTGATGTAGTCACTCGAAGTCTACTTGTACAG GCTGAAGGTGTTGAAAGGACAAAAACCTACAGTTGGTTGCTGTGTCCACAGG AAAGCAGTGTCTTGGAACAGGTGACTCTGACTGTACCTGCAAATGTAATAAGTGGATCCACCAGATGTTCGGTTTCAGTTGTTG GGGACATATTGGGCCGTGCATTAAAGAATCTTGATGGACTGGTACAGCAGCCATCTGGCTGTGGAGAACAGAACGCTGCTATATTTTGTCCCATTATTTATGTTCTTGGCTACCTGGCGTCTATGGAACAGCTTACCACTGTCAGCAGAGAGACGGCCCTTAACTTCCTAAGGATTG GATACCAGAGAGAACTGAACTACAAACATCCCGATGGTTCATACAGTGCATTCGGTACTGGACTAGGGAATACATG GTTGACGTCATTTGTTCTGAGGTGTTTTGGCAAAGCACAGATGTACATATATATTGATCCAGATGTCATTCGTAATGCAACAAACTGGTTAGTAAGTAAACAAGGTCCAGATGGTTGTTTTGCGGAAGAAGGATTTCTTTACCACAACGAAATGAag GGTGGTGTAGATGATGATGTAACAATGACCGCTTACATTATGATAACTTTGCTTGAACTGCAAACTCCAGTCTCT GATCCAGTAGTTGACAGGGGTTTGTCCTGCTTGAGGCCGGTCATTGGGAATGTAATGAACACTTACACCACTGCTCTGCTTGCCTACACTTTCAGCCTTGCTGGAGAGACAAACACTCGACAGACTCTCTTAACAAAGTTGGACAGTGTTGCCATTACAAGTG GaggtcttcactggtctcagatgGTGTCTGGCACCAAAACGACTGGTTCTTTGGCAGTGGAGATCAGCTCGTATGTGCTGCTAGCTGTTCTCACTGTAAATCCACTCTCTGCAGTAGACCTGGGCTATGCTAACCAGATTGTACACTGGCTTGTGCAGCAGCAGAATCCCTATGGCGGGTTCTCCTCCACACAG GACACAGTGGTGGCCCTTCAGGCTCTGTCTGTGTACGCCAGAGTGTTCCACTCCAGTGGTTCCAGCACAGTGACTGTCTCGTCAGTGGCAGAAACTTACCAATTTGTTGTGAATAAGACTAACAAGCTACTGTATCaggagaagccactgaaaaaCATTCCAGGCAAATATACTATTGACGTGAAGGGCTCTGCTTGTGTGTCTGTGCAG ATCGCCTTGTTCTACAACATCCCAGCACCTGTTCAGAACACCAACTCATTGAGTGTTGAAGCTAAGGTCACTGGTGACTGCCTTGCAAAACTGATGCTGAGCTTCACTGTCAA ATACAGTGGGACACGAGCAAGTACCAACATGGTAATGGTGGATATTAAACTCCTATCGGGGTTCACAGCAGACCCCTCAACGGTTGGTTTGAATT CCAATTCATTTGTGCCAATCGTGGAGCGTGTTGATTATGACGATGATCATGTCCTAGTGTATTTGAGAGCG GTTCCGAAAGATATTCCCCTGAGCTTCAGTGTACAACTAACAAGAGCTTTCCAAGTGAAGAATGTCAGGCCAGCTGTGATCAAAGTCTATGACTACTATGAACCAA GTAACCAGTCTGAGACTACTTACTCCTCCCCCTGTGCATGA